CTGGAGCCTTCCTCTGCCCCAGGAGCTCCTCTTCCCCAGGAGAGTGCTGCCAAGGGCCTCGATGGCTTCCCGAGCCATCCGTTCACATGGAGGGATGGGGCGGCACtttgctggtctggtttccaagCTGGACCGTAATGTGCCGGACTGAGCCGCGATGCGCTTCCCGAGCAGAAACAGGGTCACcaacttctctctcctcccagcgGGCAGGTCCTAGGAAGGAGATCGTTCGAGGGACGGATCTGCGCCTGTCCCGGCAGAGACCGCAAAGCGGATGAAGACCATTACCGAGAGCAGCAGGCCCTGAACGAGAGCGCAGCTAAAAACGGCAACGCCAACAAACGCAGTGAGTCCCTGGCCGAGAGAGGGAGGGGGGCGCAGGGTGCTCCTGGCCAGCAGCCCTTTCCCGCTCGAAGCCACGCGATGCTTCTgcctcagctccttccccatcGCACCCGAAATCACTGCACTCCGGATGTTTGGGCTCAAATCCACATCCAGACACGATGCTTTGATTTTCCTCTGCTAAATCTAAAGTCTCATAAGCAGGACCCGCTCTGTTTTCCCAGAGTGCAAAGCTGTTTGTATGGAGCTTTCATATCCACGTATATTTCCTCTCTGTTATTATTACTAATAAAGGGGCATCACCAATGCCAGAAGCCAGGGGAGCCGCCAGCATCCTGCGTGGCTTGAGCTTAAATGCTGCAGGGAGCCAGGGTGCTCCCCGCCGCGTCCCGGCCCCCGAGAACAGCGCGGTAAcgctcttccctcccttccagcctTCAAGCAGAGCCCCCAGGGCATCCCAGCGCTGGGCACCGGCATTAAGAAACGGAGGCACGGGGAGGAGGAGATGTATTACGTGCCCGTGAGTGTCGGTGAGCTGCACTGGTTGAGGGCTCGGCTCGGGATGATGGTGGCACCGTCCCCTCTGCGAGAAGCGCGCTGGGGATGCGATGCTGGGCACGACGGGGTTGCAGGGTCTCCTGCAGGGTGGCAGCGACGGGGGCTGAGCACAGACCTCGAGCACAGGAGCAAAAGCACCTTTGAATACCTGTGTCCAAGGGAGCCCTGGACCCCCAAACAGTCCCTGGCCACAGCGACGCTGCACCTCGCGTGGCTGGGTGGAGAAAAGGGGCCGCGGGGAAGGTGGCCAGGTGGGAGGGGAACCAAGCGAAGTCCTGGGCTTGTTCCCTCCTCCAGGTGCGAGGCCGGGAGAACTTCGAGATCCTGATGAAGATAAAGGAGAGCctggagctggtggagctggtCCCGCAGCAGCTGGTTGACTCCtaccggcagcagcagcagcagctcctgcagcggcAGTGAGTGTGGCCGGAGaagcccccggggcagggggaggctgggagTAGCCCCTGGCCACAGCCCCGCTCTGGGACTGGCCCCGTGGCTCGCAGCATGGCTACCGCACGCCTCGTGCTTAGCAAGGGCTGACAAGGGCTGCGGAGCCGCTATGGGTGCAAAGCAGCTCCTCCGCTGCCCGGAGCCTCGgccggggggtggtggggcagcGGGGACCCCCGGGTTGCTCAGGGCGGCTCCGTCCCGCGCCGCAGGCTGAGCACCCGCTTGCTTTCCCCCGAGCAGGACTCAGCTGCAGACCCCGTCCTCCTACGGGCCCGTCCTTTCGCCCATGAATAAAGTTCACGGCGGGGGAATCAACAAGCTGCCCTCCGTCAACCAGCTGGTGGGGCAGCCGGCGCAGCACGGCTCCGGCTCCGCGCCCGGCCTGGGGCCCATGGGTAAGGTCCTTGGCACCGCGGCGGGTGTCACGCCGTGCTCACAGGGGCTCTTCCCACCCCTCGGACAGCAGGCTCCCTGCCGAGGGAGCGGGTGGTcgtcccggggcgggggcgaTGTCTAACAGACGTGTTTGTTGCGCTGGCATCGCCGCTGCCCAGGACCCGGGATGCTGAACAGCCACCCCATGCAACCCAACGGAGAAATGAACGGCGGCCACTCGTCCCAGCCCATGGTCTCCGGATCACACtgcacccccccgccgccctaCAACCCCGACCCCAGCCTCGTCAGGTAGGGAAGGCGACCGCGGCCCTGTCTGTCTTGTCCTCTAATGTTTCTCGCTGTTGTCCCTCACTCTATCCGTCAGATCTGTCTAGCAACTGGTCAACTGGCCACTGGTCCCAACTGAGAAATCACTGCTCACGAAATCTCATCTCAGAAACCAAAGCCCAGCTACCTACGTTAGAAACCTCTATTGCCCTCACATGCCTCTACCTGGGTACTCCATCCTcgcttaattaaaaattaaaggcatCCGAACGAGAGTCTTTTCCTGCATGTCACGCCGGCCCGTAGCTTTGTGAActgccccttccccttccctcccggcgcTGCCTGGAAAGGGGCCCCCGTGGCTCACTTCCAGCAGGGATGCGCCCACAGGTCTGCGCCCACTTTCCAACGCTTCGGTCTTTAAGAAAGACCCCGGAGGTTCCGACAGACGCCCCACCCACGCAGGGGGGCTCTGCGGGCGGTTTACGGAGGGGCGTGAAGCCGTAGCCCCTGCGATGTGcaaccccccccctgccccacacggcaggGACTGGCCTCGCTGCCCACACCGGGGCATGCCCCCCCCTCGCTCCGGTTATTCCCAGTAAGTTACTCAGCCGAAACCTCCGAAGAGCAGGAGAAAGATTGCAGTTTTAGGAATGAACGTCACCCCACGCTTCACTTTGGCTTTAGTGGCCACGGCGGTGGCACTGGGGATGGCGACAGGCAGAGACGACGGGCAGCCCGGGGCGAGCTCCGCCGCCCCCCACGTCTCAGTGACCCCCCGCACGGCGGTTGCGAGCACAGCTTTTATTCATGAGAAGTTAACGCcgctttattttccaaattttttctgcagttttttaaCAGGATTGGGGTGTCCAAACTGCATCGACTATTTCACCTCACAAGGGTTACAGAATATTTACCACCTGCAGAACCTATCCATAGAGGTAAATGCTTTGGGGAGATCTGTTCTTACCACTTGTTTCTATCGGCTGTCGATCTGAAAAGCAAGGACAAAACCgtttgaaaggaaagggaaaaccgTGCACCAACCTGCCACGCAGAATATGTGCTCCCAGAGTTTATGCCTTCCCTTTGTGCACCCTTCTGGTCCTCGGGATTTGGCAGTCGCTCAGCCGTCGGTAGCAGCCACGAGAGTCTCGATTGGTTCTTCCAGACTGCCAGAAATAAAAGAGCTACGAGATCCCCAGAGCAGACAACGGGTAGATTTTCCACCTAACACGGAAAACCCGCCCGAGCTGCTCAGCAAAATAACCCAGAGCCCCCTGAGCCCCCTGAGCCAGCGGAACACCCCCGGGCAGTTCAGGGAGGTTAAAATCGGAGCTGATTTTACATCTTCCCTGTTAATCTTTAAGGTAAAAGAGGGTGAAATaagggagctgagcccagggcaCTCGTGCGAGGGAACCCTGGAATGACATAGCCCAGGTCAGGCAAAAGCTGGTGTGAAAAACAGCGGAAGGAACAACGCTGGAAACGCCTGAGCTCTCGCGGAGCATCGTCCCTCCGCTGCCGCCCCAGTCAAAGCGCAGCCTCTGGGTGATGATGGCGCAGGCGGCACCGGGGCAGCGGCTTCCCCAGCCGTCAGGGTAacgaggaggagggaaaaaaaataaaccttaaacCCTTTGAGCTGTAGCAAGCCCTGTAAATCCCCGAGTTGGTGTTTTGGCCGAGACAAAGCTCCTGCCCCGATGCCGTTCTGCCCCCAGGCAGTTTGTAGTCGCCGTGGGGAAGCGAGACCAGGCTGCGGCGATGCAGCTCTTGGAGACAGGATGATTTTTCATTGGTAGCTGGGGCCAGTTGTGTAACCTTAGCCTGGTTTTGGACCATTTTCTGAACTAACTCCGTGACCGTCTGTCAAAGGAAAGGTTTGGTAAGGCCAAAACTTGTCCCAGCCCGCTGAGCTGTGTGTCCGAGTCGGCATTTGTTATTACTAATTGCGTACTCGCTGTCTGCTCTGGTTAACCCTCACGTGAGTCTCTGTGTTCCGCATTAACATGGGTCTCTGGCAGCTCTCGCTACAACGGTGATGGCTCTGGTGCAGGGCCCCCGGTCCCGAGGTTATCCACCTCGTCCGGCTTTACGACCGCAGCCCCCGGCGTCGTACCCGCCTGCCGTTGTCCCCGCCGGTACATGACACCGGCCCCGCAGCAGGCGCCGCTCCAACCTCCTGGTCCAGGACCGGAGGAGAATCCAGCCCGGCCGGTGGCTGCTCGCCTGGGCGAACACAGCAGGACGCTTCACACGCTGCCCCGCGACCTGCGTCCAAAGGGGAAAGGTCCCCCCCCTCCCACTTTCACATCAGTTGGATGTGAAACCAccccaaagaaaaacagaaaaaaaaaaattttctcacCTGCAAAGTTGTGTTGGGGTAACTGGCCGTTGGTTACGAATGAGAGATCGCCCGTGGGGATGTGCCCGTGGGCTTGGTGCCGTGGCCAGGGGAGGTCCAGCGCCGCCACCGCCGGGTGCTCGGGCACCATGCCCGTGTGTCCCCCAAAGCACGAGCTCAGGGGTCTGGGGCTCGCTCCCGCCGGCGCGGTCCTGTCCCTGCCGGCCGTGCCTCAGCGGTGTTGTTCTTCCAGGATCTCGGAGCACTGAAGATCCCGGAGCAGTACAGGATGATCATctggagggggctgcaggagctcaaGCAGAGCCACGACTACGGGGCGCAGCAGCTCATCCGCTCCAGCAGCAACGCCTCCACCATCTCCATCGGCAGCTCGGGCGAGCTGCAGCGGCAGCGCGTCATGGAGGCCGTGCACTTCCGCGTGCGCCACACCATCACCATCCCCAACCGCGGCGGGGCCGACGAGTGGGCAGACTTTGGGTTCGACCTCCCGGACTGCAAATCTCGCAAACAGTCCATAAAGGAAGAATTCACGGAGGGGGAGATCAACTGAGGGTCTCCAGAAGGCAGCAGCGAGAGACCCGGGGGGAGGAAATGAACCCctctatgaaaaatattttcagccttgGGTGTCTGGAAAAGTGTAATTTTGTTGTCCAGAGGGGAACTGCGAGCGGTGCGAGAAAGAAGGGCCCCGAGCCACGAGAGGACTCGGCGGTGGctccggcagagctggggggcggcgggcggcaaTGGCAGCTGACCCaacgccgccggggcggggggggcacccgcTGGTGCTTCACAGCGGTTTGTGTTTTAACGGAGGGTCCCGCAGCCGACGGACGTGGCGTAGAGACGTTTTTCTCTGTGAGACCAGCCTTGGTTACTGCTTACCCACCCCCGTTCCGTATCTCCGTGGTGCCCAAACCCGCCGGGTCTCCATCGCCGCAGAAAGGACCCAGCCCTCCCCCCTGCAGAGACCCCCGCCAGCGACTGCCACGCACACCCCTGTCCCGAGGGACTGCCAAAAAGTACCCGTCTCCTTCAGTGCTTTGTAGAGCAGAAAAGAACCTGTCTGTCACTTCCCGACGTGTTCATGTActtaaatatttgtgtatataaataAGCAAATGTACATACAGTATACTCATTgtgctgtaaggaaaaaaagatttattttcatgtAAGCTATAAAAATTGATAATTACTCCTGAGACGCTACAGTGTCaagtaaattaatttcatgttttcGCATGTAAACATGCAGAAAATCATGTCTCCAGCCTTATCtattcaaaatacaattttttttcctcctccaaacaCCTTTCACGCAGTTGCAGAGGGGGCGAGCCTGCGAATCCTCGGGAAGTCAGAGGCCTGGATAATCCCTCCCTGCTTCCATCGGGGGAGTTTTGCAGACAGGTAaagcctggggagcaggaggtgtaAATTTGACCCCACTTTGGAGCGCGGAGATGGACGAGGTAACCGCGTGGTGAGctctttccagttttgttttctggttcTGGTCATTTTTTTCCAGGCATAATTTGTCTGTTGATTCAGGATGGAAAAAACCCCTCAGCAGAAAGCAAGGGCACAAGCAGGAGTGTccgttccctccc
This is a stretch of genomic DNA from Larus michahellis chromosome 16, bLarMic1.1, whole genome shotgun sequence. It encodes these proteins:
- the TP73 gene encoding tumor protein p73 isoform X1, which gives rise to MEAGAIYPLSDSPSVKMSQSSPADEGTTFEHLWSTLEPDSTYFDLPPSNHTGSNEVSDRTEVTMDVFQMRSMNDSVMSQFNLLNNSMDQSIGSRAASTSPYSSEHTSNVPTHSPYSQPSSTFDAMSPAPVIPSNTDYPGPHHFEVTFQQSSTAKSATWTYSPLLKKLYCQIAKTCPIQIKVSTPPPPGTIIRAMPVYKKAEHVTEVVKRCPNHELGRDFNDGQSAPASHLIRVEGNNLSQYVDDPVTGRQSVMVPYEPPQVGTEFTTILYNFMCNSSCVGGMNRRPILIIITLETRDGQVLGRRSFEGRICACPGRDRKADEDHYREQQALNESAAKNGNANKRTFKQSPQGIPALGTGIKKRRHGEEEMYYVPVRGRENFEILMKIKESLELVELVPQQLVDSYRQQQQQLLQRQTQLQTPSSYGPVLSPMNKVHGGGINKLPSVNQLVGQPAQHGSGSAPGLGPMGPGMLNSHPMQPNGEMNGGHSSQPMVSGSHCTPPPPYNPDPSLVSFLTGLGCPNCIDYFTSQGLQNIYHLQNLSIEDLGALKIPEQYRMIIWRGLQELKQSHDYGAQQLIRSSSNASTISIGSSGELQRQRVMEAVHFRVRHTITIPNRGGADEWADFGFDLPDCKSRKQSIKEEFTEGEIN
- the TP73 gene encoding tumor protein p73 isoform X2 — translated: MSQSSPADEGTTFEHLWSTLEPDSTYFDLPPSNHTGSNEVSDRTEVTMDVFQMRSMNDSVMSQFNLLNNSMDQSIGSRAASTSPYSSEHTSNVPTHSPYSQPSSTFDAMSPAPVIPSNTDYPGPHHFEVTFQQSSTAKSATWTYSPLLKKLYCQIAKTCPIQIKVSTPPPPGTIIRAMPVYKKAEHVTEVVKRCPNHELGRDFNDGQSAPASHLIRVEGNNLSQYVDDPVTGRQSVMVPYEPPQVGTEFTTILYNFMCNSSCVGGMNRRPILIIITLETRDGQVLGRRSFEGRICACPGRDRKADEDHYREQQALNESAAKNGNANKRTFKQSPQGIPALGTGIKKRRHGEEEMYYVPVRGRENFEILMKIKESLELVELVPQQLVDSYRQQQQQLLQRQTQLQTPSSYGPVLSPMNKVHGGGINKLPSVNQLVGQPAQHGSGSAPGLGPMGPGMLNSHPMQPNGEMNGGHSSQPMVSGSHCTPPPPYNPDPSLVSFLTGLGCPNCIDYFTSQGLQNIYHLQNLSIEDLGALKIPEQYRMIIWRGLQELKQSHDYGAQQLIRSSSNASTISIGSSGELQRQRVMEAVHFRVRHTITIPNRGGADEWADFGFDLPDCKSRKQSIKEEFTEGEIN